A window of the Cutaneotrichosporon cavernicola HIS019 DNA, chromosome: 6 genome harbors these coding sequences:
- a CDS encoding uncharacterized protein (Zinc finger, C3HC4 type (RING finger)), which produces MAALSHWASADSAGFRRQSRSGSFLGPPRLFTGAYYPAIQQTVVVDGALPGTTESKDEVKVRKRETIFGPDVGDDDQPGWTEGGDGKAVSVDVVKRWVDKAKGEEGLHTTTTLQALVNLKRPSLLLHPLDHVPEADVTSAPVPPAQPLHLLKFNYDAMTPLVNITLSLYPNNKSDEVVSHQPPKVLYTGVHPGGFNKLFDLPKEAALDLNLAIVPIAPVEEAIEEEDESRAAAPPASVTTSRTSGERAEPTADPDPTAIPEHHQEQQHTGRRFGLFRRQREHDVEANIEMTPTNEPPAEETKKEDKKEEEEEHGMRLVISLEAIGPEGEPLRRRNAQLTHILVSGTWVPDAGATDHSGTGKRVWVVKVVRREAQIGGHSFLLKEIYGLSSAAGADSTYPPTSSDPYASTPNECIVCLTSPRDVVLLPCRHLVVCRECAVGMVEFGAGGRVARRDDEAAAAAATAGGATTGTTEEPPQMGVGIGGLLTPAPAPPPAPRRKKKAKGWYCPVCRQPYTSLLRLALPSSKESGAATPGVIEPVQRAGSIRSMRTTRSTRSVATLPRGAEEMLSGLGPEISDDEDDEDDDRERIEARERAEELERPQFVIGEATTSPPPRTATPSQQADVQTPPASPPARATAAGPPVTSIPAAPGPSATADPSAAPAAAVAALRVE; this is translated from the exons ATGGCCGCACTCTCCCACTGGGCCTCTGC CGACTCTGCAGGCTTCCGCCGACAGTCGAGATCCGGCTCGTTCCTCGGCCCGCCCCGCCTCTTCACGGGCGCATACTACCCCGCGATCCAGCAGACTGTCGTCGTGGACGGCGCGCTCCCGGGTACTACCGAGTCCAAGGATGAAGTCAAGGTCCGCAAGCGCGAGACGATCTTTGGACCGGATgtcggtgacgacgaccagCCTGGCTGGACGGAGGGCGGGGACGGCAAAGCGGTCTCGGTCGACGTTGTCAAGCGCTGggtcgacaaggccaagggcgaggag GGCCTCCACACCACGACCACTCTTCAGGCTCTTGTCAACCTCAAGCGCCCGTCACTCCTGCTCCATCCTCTCGACCATGTTCCGGAGGCAGACGTAACGTCTGCACCCGTGCCTCCTGCACAGCCACTGCATCTCCTCAAGTTCAACTACGACGCGATGACGCCACTGGTCAATATCACGCTCTCGCTGTATCCGAACAACAAGAGCGACGAGGTAGTCTCTCACCAGCCGCCCAAGGTGCTGTACACGGGAGTGCACCCTGGCGGCTTCAACAAGCTGTTTGACCTGCCAAAAGAGGCGGCGCTTGACTTGAACCTTGCGATCGTGCCGATCGCgcccgtcgaggaggcgatcgaggaagaggacgaaAGCAGGGCTGCGGCTCCCCCCGCCAGCGTGACTACGAGCCGCACGAGTGgagagcgcgccgagccgaCTGCTGATCCAGACCCCACTGCCATTCCGGAGCACCACCAGGAGCAGCAACACACGGGTCGCCGTTTCGGCCTCTTCCGGAGGCAGCGCGagcacgacgtcgaggccaacATTGAGATGACGCCGACAAACGAGCCGCCTGCTGAGGAGaccaagaaggaggataagaaggaggaggaggaggagcacgGCATGCGCCTCGTCATCTCCCTCGAGGCTATTGGGCCTGAGGGCGAGCCGTTGCGTCGCCGCAACGCGCAGCTCACTCACATTCTCGTGAGCGGGACGTGGGTGCCAGACGCGGGCGCGACCGACCACTCTGGCACGGGCAAGCGTGTTTGGGTTGTCAAGGTCGTGCGTCGCGAGGCGCAGATCGGCGGGCAcagcttcctcctcaaggagATCTATGGTCTCTCGTCGGCCGCTGGCGCTGACTCGACCTAcccgccgacctcgtcggaCCCGTACGCGTCCACGCCAAACGAGTGCATCGTGTGTCTCACGAGCCCGCGCGAcgttgtcctcctcccctgCCGCCACCTGGTGGTGTGCAGGGAGTGTGCAGTTGGCATGGTCGAATTCGGTGCGGGTGGCCGCGTGGCGAGacgtgacgacgaggccgccgcagcagcagcgacagccggcggcgcgaccACGGGCACGACCGAGGAGCCGCCGCAGATGGGCGTCGGCATCGGAGGACTACTGACGCCTGCGCCCGCACCCCCTCCTGCCCCGCGccgcaagaagaaggccaagggaTGGTATTGCCCTGTGTGCCGCCAGCCGTACACGTCACTcctgcgcctcgccctcccgTCGAGTAAGGAGAGCGGCGCAGCCACGCCTGGTGTCATTGAGCCTGTTCAGCGGGCGGGAAGTATCCGCTCAATGCGTACTACGCGGAGTACGCGCAGTGTCGCAACCCTGCCTCGCGGTGCGGAGGAGATGCTTTCTGGCCTCGGCCCCGAGatcagcgacgacgaggacgacgaggacgacgaccgtGAGCGCATCGaagcgcgcgagcgcgcagaGGAACTGGAGCGCCCGCAGTTTGTCATTGGCGAGGCGACGACTAGTCCGCCGCCCCGCACGGCCACGCCGAGTCAGCAGGCAGATGTGCAGACACCGCCCGCTTCGCCGCCGGCACGTGCCACGGCCGCTGGGCCGCCTGTTACTAGTATTCCCGCCGCTCCCGGGCCTAGTGCGACTGCCGACCCTtccgccgcgcccgcggccgccgtcgccgccctccgcGTAGAGTAG
- a CDS encoding uncharacterized protein (Ribosomal protein S12), with protein MLSRYAASTLSASFSRLSVHAPVASTSRVAVRPRALPSLAPLSRPFSSTLPTQRSTVGQVLRGCRKTIVKQSKAPLLEQCFQKKGVVSKVYTVKPRKPNSAVRKVCKVKLSTGNSCIAYIPGEGHNLQEHHVVLIRGGRTKDIPGCRYKVVRGALDLNGVAGRVSARSKYGVKKPKKN; from the exons ATGCTGTCACGGTACGCTGCGTCTACGCTATCGGCGTCGTTCTCGCGTCTCTCGGTTCACGCCCCCgtcgcgtcgacctcgcgcgtcgccgtgcgcccgcgcgccctcccctccctgGCTCCCCTCTCTCGGCCAttctcctccactctcccGACGCAGAGGTCGACTGTTGGGCAGG tccTCCGTGGATGCCGCAAGACGATCGTCAAGCAGTCCAAGGCGccgctgctcgagcagtGCTTCCAGAAGAAGGGGGTCGTGAGCAAGGTCTACACCGTCAAGCCGCGTAAGCCCAACTCGGCCGTGCGCAAGGTGTGCAAGGTCAAGCTGTCGACGGGCAACTCGTGCATCGCCTACATCCCCGGCGAGGGGCACAACCTGCAGGAGCACCACGTTGTGCTTATCCGTGGAGGACGGACGAAGGATATTCCCGGTTGTCG CTACAAGGTCGTCCgtggcgcgctcgacctgaACGGTGTGGCTGGCCGTgtctcggcgcgctccaaGTACGGCGTGAAgaagccgaagaagaacTAG
- a CDS encoding uncharacterized protein (Uracil phosphoribosyltransferase), producing the protein MAHNATSCSSQWGENIIVLPATAQLQALLTLIRDERTGRGDFVFYSDRIIRLLVEEGLNHLPVVPHTVKTPTGVEFSGVGFEGRICGVSIMRAGEAMEAGLRDCCRSVRIGKILIQRDEETAQPKLFYAKLPDDIAQRYCLLLDPMLATGGSCLKAIEVLLEQGVKEERILFLNLIASPEGIKNVQAKFPKLKVITAWVDQGLDAKQYITPGLGDFGDRYFL; encoded by the exons ATGGCCCACAACGCGACGTCGTGCTCCTCCCAGTGGGGCGAGAACATCATAGTTCTCCCCGCCACCGCGCAGCTGCAGGCGCTGCTCACGCTCATTCGCGACGAGAGAACCGGCCG TGGCGACTTTGTCTT CTACTCGGACCGTATCATTCGcctgctcgtcgaggagg GCCTCAACCACCTCCCCGTGGTCCCGCATACGGTCAAGACACCGACGGGTGTCGAGTTCTCAGGCGTCGGGTTCGAGGGCCGTATCTGCGGCGTGTCGATTATGCGCG CGGGCGAGGCTATGGAGGCTGGATTACGTGACTGCTGCCGTTCTG TCCGCATCGGCAAG ATTTTGATCCAGCGT gacgaggagacggccCAGCCTAAACTCTTCTACGCCAAGCTTCCCGATGACATTGCCCAGCGGTactgcctcctccttgacccCATGCTTG ctaCTGGCGGCTCGTGCCTCAAGGCCATCGAGgttctcctcgagcagggCGTAAAGGAGGAGCGTatcctcttcctcaacctcatcgCGTCGCCCGAGGGCATCAAGAATGTCCAGGCAAAGTTCcccaagctcaaggtcaTCACTGCATGGGTTGACCAGGGCCTGGATGCCAAGCAGTACATTACGcccggcctcggcgacttTGGTGACCG CTACTTCCTCTGA
- the CDC73 gene encoding uncharacterized protein (RNA pol II accessory factor, Cdc73 family, C-terminal): MASDPLALLRQSIADSRPVELLTASSEPTTTLTDAASLRFSQSSGEPVVVPKEAATRYARSDARTEFYSVGQLWVVWDKRDASLKDFMQSFTALGVGNVPIADRRAVQSYLAGESDGGARVGEGKAPVPEAGPSRPVAPKRKYEVNAADLDFCKKLRAEEIELRDRNTVLRVAGTGKVNNFEQFVKGVMSDKIRALRKSFDGRSAAPAPSAAPVDVNRARKHKQSHPIIMISSSPTSLITMWNVKQFLEEGVFESSDVARANEMREGNMHVADIVRVLRKRQGPTGETTTEYRVVDSVDGLQKCGQDPWDRVICVVTTGQAWQFKPYKWVDPRMLFRHVKGIYFQWHNESANPAVRDWNVTEMRIDRNRRHTDRQVVAEFWRNLDTFRRR, from the exons ATGGCATCCGAccctctcgccctcttACGGCAAAGCATCGCCGACAGCCGGCCAGTAGAGCTCCTCACTGCGTCCAGCGAGCCAACGACTACACTCACCGACGCGGCGTCTCTCCGCTTCTCGCAGTCGTCTGGCGAGCCAGTCGTCGTCCCAaaggaggcggcgacgcggtATGCACGCTCAGACGCACGCACCGAGTTCTACTCTGTAGGACAGCTGTGGGTCGTGTGGGATAAGCGCGATGCGTCCCTCAAAGACTTTATGCAGAGCTTTACGGCGCTGGGCGTGGGCAATGTGCCGATCGCGGACCGTCGTGCCGTGCAGTCGTACCTGGCGGGCGAGAGCGATGGGGGCGCACGTGTAGGAGAGG GAAAGGCACCTGTGCCAGAAGCTGGTCCTAGCCGGCCAGTAGCGCCGAAACGCAAGTATGAGGTTAACGCGGCGGATCTCGACTTTTGCAAGAAGCTGCGAgcggaggagattgagctTCGCGATCGCAATACCGTGCTGCGCGTGGCGGGGACGGGCAAGGTTAACAACTTTGAGCAGTTTGTCAAGGGGGTCATGAGCGACAAGATCCGAGCACTGCGCAAGAGCTTTGACGGGCGCAGTGCTGCGCCTGCACCATCAGCGGCGCCAGTTG atgTGAACCGCGCACGCAAGCACAAGCAGTCGCATCCCATCATTATGatctcatcctcaccaacGTCGCTCATCACAATGTGGAACGTGAAGCagttcctcgaggagggcgt GTTCGAGTCGAGCGACGTAGCCCGCGCAAACGAGATGCGCGAAGGCAACATGCACGTGGCGGACATTGTACGCGTCCTGCGCAAGCGACAGGGCCCGACCGGCGAGACGACGACAGAGTACCGCGTAGTGGACAGTGTCGACGGTCTGCAAAAGTGCGGACAGGACCCTTGGGACCGCGTGATCTGTGTTGTCACCACGGGTCAGGCATGGCAGTTCAAGCCGTACAAATGGGTCGATCCGCGGATGCTCTTCCGGCACGTCAAGGGCATCTACTTTCAGTGGCATAATGAGAGCGCCAACCCAGCCGTGCGGGACTGGAACGTGACTGAgatgagg ATCGACCGGAACCGCCGACACACGGACCGACAGGTGGTCGCCGAGTTCTGGCGCAACCTCGACACCTTCCGGCGCAGGTAA
- the NOP4 gene encoding uncharacterized protein (RNA recognition motif), with the protein MDADFIPLEGTLVPTPKKERAPREPKANTTLFVSSLPYNATSTDLVTHFSFVGPVRHGFVATDRESGKSKGVGYVTYAMKEDAERAVTELDGSEFGAKGRKIRVSWADKKPGKEMTDVRPAKKARVAAGEEGEDTDPNAIRTIVLTGLPADITKAVLWKKVRKVHSGIELAFPVEGEDATAHLVFPTHGEAVKGIPKLHGHTYKGALLSAVLKKRLAVLSSKGEGKAPSHAGRLIVRNLAWETTEADLRATFLPFGPIQAIDLPTLPSKLPTEPGKPAPPPRARGFAFVWFMARKDAEKAMAAVNGKPIKAAPNAAVAKGKQGRLAKKGEVGDGRPVAVDWAMSKEKFEGAKKQDVKADEGSEEESGSSSDSDSDSSDSGSDDSESDDEEEVDAQVDADIDMEDASGDSSSDDSDDSDDSDEGSDEEDEDEDEGPVKPKLPDTDVGSTLFLRNVPYEATEQEVGSLFQSFGPIRYAKVTIDHATGRTRGTGFVCFWNKEHADAAIAEADRVAFETGTAAPGKAGGERKNPFALPSVLTADPSSSLASRLVLHGRTLNVSRAVTRETAGHLAEDNQRAREKGDKRNTYLMREGVVFPNSPAAAALPPSEVEKRQAAFNTRKTLLRSNPSLYISKTRLSIRQLPLFVTDRGLKRLGIHAVRAFDDEVKAGTREGLTRIEQDDDTLSAALEGRTKKKGERPTSVVQSKIVRQNEKVDPLTGRGRSKGYGFLELRSHREALKVLRWANNNEAVGPLLLEWWNAEIADIREHARKELEAVKGGKEGKETKEELESRLKKLDGRVGEGDERNGGGMRGGKTLMIEFSVENVQVVRRRVEKVSGPRERQEGGRDKGKRKADDDEERDAKRPRRDSKPDKSRRDSRGREEKGGKKSEGGKPESKPRAEKADEPRGIEKLGSHLGSLIGRKRKQRKGGK; encoded by the exons ATGGACGCGGACTTTATCCCACTCGAGGGCACACTGGTGCCGACCcccaagaaggagcgcgCACCCAGAGAGCCCAAGGCCAACACCACGCTCTTCGTCTCATCGCTCCCTTACAATGCCACCTCGACCGATCTCGTGACGCACTTCTCGTTCGTTGGGCCGGTGCGCCATGGCTTCGTCGCGACGGACCGCGAGAGCGGCAAGTCCAAGGGTGTGGGATATGTCACATACGCGATGAaggaggacgccgagcgggctgtcaccgagctcgacgggAGCGAGTTTGGCGCCAAGGGACGCAAGATCCGCGTGTCGTGGGCCGACAAGAAG CCGGGGAAGGAGATGACGGACGTGCGTCCGGCGAAGAAGGCTCGCGTGGCTGctggtgaggagggggaggacACCGACCCCAACGCTATCCGCACGATCGTCCTCACCGGCCTACCGGCCGATATCACCAAGGCTGTCCTCTGGAAGAAGGTGCGCAAGGTGCACTCGGGCATCGAGCTCGCTTTCCCcgttgagggcgaggacgcaACGGCACACCTCGTCTTCCCTACCCATGGCGAGGCGGTCAAGGGCATCCCCAAGTTGCATGGACACACGTATAAGGGCGCGCTCCTCTCTGCTGTTCTCAAGAAGCGCCTTGCTGTGCTGAGCagcaagggcgagggcaaggcgcCCAGCCATGCTGGCCGTCTTATCGTGCGCAACCTCGCATGGGAGACGACCGAAGCCGATCTGCGCgcgaccttcctccccttcgGACCTATCCAGGCGATTGACTTGCCGACTCTGCCGTCCAAGCTCCCCACCGAGCCCGGAAAGcccgcccctcccccgcgTGCGCGAGGATTCGCCTTTGTGTGGTTTATGGCGCGCAAGGACGCGGAGAAGGCCATGGCTGCAGTGAACGGCAAGCCGATCAAGGCTGCGCCTAATGCAGCGGtggccaagggcaagcagGGGCGGTTGGCCAAGAAGGgtgaggtcggcgatggACGGccggtcgcggtcgactGGGCTATGAGCAAGGAGAAGTTTGAGGGCGCCAAGAAGCAGGATGTGAAGGCTGATGaggggagcgaggaggagagtggcagcagcagcgactcggactcTGACTCCAGCGACAGCGGGAGTGACGACAGCGagagtgacgacgaggaggaagtcgaCGCCCAGGTCGACGCAGACATCGACATGGAGGACGCCAGCGGCGACTCAAGCAgtgacgacagcgacgacagcgacgacagcgaTGAGGGGAGcgatgaggaagatgaggacgaggacgaggggcCCGTCAAGCCCAAGCTGCCGGATACCGACGTTGGGAGCACGCTCTTCCTCCGCAATGTGCCATACGAGGCGACAGAGCAGGAGGTCGGCTCTCT TTTCCAGTCGTTCGGGCCCATTCGCTATGCCAAAGTGACGATCGACCACGCGACCGGGCGCACGCGCGGAACAGGCTTCGTGTGCTTCTGGAACAAGGAGCATGCTGATGCGGCTATCGCCGAGGCTGACCGCGTCGCATTCGAGACGggcaccgccgcgccgggCAAGGCTGGGGGCGAGCGCAAGAACCCCTTCGCTCTCCCATCCGTTCTGACGGCTGACCCTTCCTCTTCGCTGGCGTCGCGTCTCGTGCTGCACGGGCGTACGCTCAATGTCTCTCGCGCCGTCACGCGCGAGACGGCGGGCCACCTCGCAGAGGACAACCAGCGCGCGCGTGAGAAGGGCGACAAGCGAAACACGTACCTTATGCGTGAAGGTGTCGTCTTTCCGAACTCgcctgccgctgccgccctTCCCCCGAGTgaggtcgagaagcgcCAAGCCGCGTTCAACACGCGTAAGACACTCCTCCGCTCGAACCCCTCACTGTACATCTCCAAGACGCGTCTGAGTATCCGCCAGCTTCCTCTCTTCGTGACCGACCGCGGGTTGAAGCGCCTGGGCATCCACGCAGTGCGCGCATtcgatgacgaggtcaaggcggGCACGCGCGAGGGCTTGACGAGGATTGAacaggacgacgacacgctctcggccgccctcgagggACGgaccaagaagaagggagAGCGCCCGACGTCTGTTGTGCAGTCCAAGATTGTGCGACAGAACGAGAAGGTCGACCCTCTCACAGGCCGCGGACGGAGCAAGGGCTACGGTTTCCTCGAGCTCCGCTCCCACCGGGAAGCGCTCAAGGTGCTTCGGTGGGCGAACAACAACGAGGCGGTCGGCCCGCTCCTGTTGGAGTGGTGGAACGCCGAGATAGCCGACATTCGCGAGCATGCGcgcaaggagctcgaggcggttAAGGGGGGtaaggagggcaaggagaccaaggaggagcttgagtCGCGCCTGAAGAAGCTCGACGGAcgggtcggcgagggcgacgagcgcaaCGGCGGTGGCATGCGTGGCGGCAAGACGCTGATGATCGAGTTCTCGGTCGAGAACGTTCAGGTcgtgcggcggcgagtggAGAAGGTCTCTGGCCCGCGTGAGCGCCAGGAAGGGGGCCgcgacaagggcaagcgcaaggccgacgacgacgaggagcgcgacgccaagcgGCCACGCCGCGACTCGAAGCCCGACAAGAGCCGACGCGACAgtcgaggaagggaggagaagggcggcaagaagagcgagggcggcaagccTGAATCCAAGCCCAGGGCTGAGAAGGCGGACGAGCCGCGTGGTATTGAGAAGCTCGGCTCGCACCTCGGCAGCCTGATTGGGCGGAAGCGCAAGCAGCGCAAGGGGGGCAAGTGA
- a CDS encoding uncharacterized protein (Vacuolar effluxer which mediate the efflux of amino acids resulting from autophagic degradation. The release of autophagic amino acids allows the maintenance of protein synthesis and viability during nitrogen starvation): MLADRSSRAVHVGLADERTPLLPPVASGSGTSSLRPASSIGASSDIASSSRTPMPEDVKNVTEQEDRVVTEHPSPEIDGRDGEGPTVTKWEEWAYYLYYNGDNGVGPLNYSNILFQSLATAAGHDPRTGRACTDDQCVIRWGGRERSVASVILIANGMSFAIMTLLFTTIGSAADYGSVSRWVLLLATVVCWASQFGFLGVTQPSQWEVAMGLFVLGFLDAAEISAAQYEIVEMLERNRLSAVSTAHSNWGYLLTLALNLSILLPLANNPMVNNYTLAATNVYWIVLGLPWFIVQKSRPGPPLPVGEHWITVGWKQIASATNHYRRLPYTFIYLAAYFLLADGLNTTGTVVGIIQNQHVHFSFLQNTYLGLAQASCSILSVYGFWYIQRWRAIPTKRMFQITNLVTVLIPFWGMIGLWTRTIGFHHTWEFWLYQVVFGLGQAPYYAYAQSMMADLTPPGFEGMFFGLFGITNRASSLVGPYVCAAIVDASGTQWIAFIFLFILCFVAAVVITLFVDMERGRADAVAFAIAQRGAVADVRGITKVPEAPDAS, from the exons ATGCTGGCCGATAGAAGCAGCCGCGCGGTGCATGTGGGACTTGCGGATGAGAGGACGCCGCTGCTCCCGCCTGTCGCTTCAGGCTCTGGGACATCCAGCTTAAGACCAGCCTCGTCTATCGGGGCGTCATCCGACATAGCATCTTCATCCCGCACACCTATGCCGGAGGACGTCAAGAACGTAACGGAGCAGGAGGACCGCGTCGTCACGGAACACCCGTCTCCCGAAATCGACGGGCGTGATGGCGAAGGACCCACTGTCACCaagtgggaggagtgg GCCTACTACCTGTACTATAACGGTGACAACGGCGTCGGGCCGCTCAACTACTCGAACATCCTCTTCCAGTCTCTCGCCACTGCGGCTGGTCACGATCCGCGCACAGGCCGCGCCTGCACCGACGACCAGTGCGTGATCCGGTGGGGAGGGCGTGAGCGTTCCGTCGCGTCCGTCATCCTAATTGCGAACGGGATGAGCTTTGCGATCATGACGCTGCTCTTCACGACAATCGGCAGTGCAGCAGACTACGGCTCCGTGAGCCGCTGGGTACTGCTGCTTGCGACGGTAGTGTGCTGGGCGTCGCAGTTTGGGTTTCTGGGCGTCACGCAACCCTCGCAATGGGAGGTTGCGATGGGTCTTTTTGTGCTCGGTTTC ctcgacgcaGCCGAAATCAGTGCGGCGCAATACGAGATTGTCGAGATGCTGGAAAGGAACCGCCTCAGCGCCGTATCGACAGCCCACTCGAACTGGGGATATCTCCTGACTCTGGCGCTTAACCTgtccatcctcctcccgctcgccAACAACCCTATGGTGAACAACTACACTCTCGCGGCGACAAACGTCTACTGGATCGTACTGGGTCTGCCGTGGTTTATAGTACAGAAGAGCCGGCCTGGCCCGCCCCTCCCTGTTGGCGAACACTGGATCACTGTGGGGTGGAAGCAGATTGCAAGTGCGACGAATCACTACCGCCGCCTCCCGTATACGTTCATCTACCTGGCGGCGTATTTCCTGCTCGCAGACGGGCTCAACACCACTGGTACAGTAGTTGGCATCATCCAGAACCAACACGTCCacttctccttcctccagAACACGTATCTGGGCCTAGCCCAGGCGAGCTGTTCCATCCTATCCGTCTATGGTTTCTGGTATATCCAGCGGTGGCGGGCCATCCCCACCAAACGCATGTTCCAAATAACCAATCTGGTCACGGTCCTAATCCCCTTCTGGGGCATGATTGGCCTTTGGACACGTACCATTGGATTTCACCACAC gtgGGAGTTCTGGTTGTATCAAGTCGTCTTTGGGCTGGGCCAGGCGCCGTATTATGCGTATGCGCAGAGCATGATGGCGGATCTGACGCCGCCGGGGTTTGAGGGGATGTTCTTCGGCTTGTTCGGGATCACGAAccgcgcgtcctcgctcgTCGGGCCGTATGTATGTGCGGCGATTGTCGACGCGAGCGGGACCCAGTGGATCGCGTTTATattcctcttcatcctgTGTTTCGTGGCCGCGGTGGTCATCACCCTCTTTGTGGATATGGAGCGGGGGCGGGCGGACGCCGTCGCGTTTGCCATTGCCCAGCgcggcgccgtcgccgacgtccgCGGGATCACCAAGGTGCCGGAAGCGCCGGACGCTAGCTAG